The sequence TGTAAagattatttattatgtttctaatttttttactaatcaGGGTGATATTCTTGTGTTGGATATTAACAACTCTTTCTTGGGCTCTAACTGGTTTCGATTTCTTCCTTCACACGTAAGCTAATCAAACCCTAAAGACAAACCCCAACTTGTTCCTGAGTCCGGACTCTAACTCCTCAGTTTTTTTTCACTCAACGCAGATTCGCAGAAGACGTTTGCTCAGCGTTCAGTGGCTTTGTGCAAAACCCACAAAACAGTACACTGACAAATATTTTTCCTTGCATGGATCCTCTTCATTCTGACAAAACCCTAATGGAAGTCAGCTTAATGATCCGTAACTTCATCACCGAGGTATATACTTATATAAATCAATCAAGaatggtaaaaaataaaatataaaatccgCTGTTTCTtgacttttatgtttttttctctgTTCTTTCAGTTAAACTCAAAAGTAGCAAGTTCAATGCGGTCTTATGCCTTGACTGACCGGAGTAGAACTGTATCATCGTCGGCGCCGCCGGAGTCTGGACTGATATGTGATCCGTTTTTAGGACAACAGATCAACAGCTACACACCACAAAGCTGCTCCAACGGCGCCATTCCAATCGGCCAATTCCCAAATGTAAGTCTATTTAAGTCCAAATCAACTCCTGTTAATTTGTGTTCTTAGGACACATAATGAACTAAAGatcttttttgtatttttaggttCTTTCAAGATTCACATGCCACGACAAAGATCCACCGGAAACCTGCAGAATCACCGGCAAATTCATCCCGGAAGCAGCTTACCTAAAGGTCTATGCTTACAGCAACTCAGCTCAGGGGATGCTGGACATATTGCCTTCTCTTCAAAATCTAATGCAATGCCTTCACGTGAAAGACACGTTATCGAGCATCGTCTCTAACCAGTGTAAACCCTTTAGGGCTTCAATGTATCGGCTCTGGGCGTGCATGCTTGCTCTCTCTCTTATCATGAAGGTTACGGTTCTGCTCTTCCTCGCTAGAGCTTACCAAGAGAGAGGAAAGAGCTTTGCTTGGTTTTCGATTCATCCAACTTCCGAAGAAGAAGTAAGACAAGTGAATATATAGTGGTGAATGTGTGTATGTATATCAttatagattttgttttgtatttacattttttctttctggatgaaacatacaatatatttttaagaaatgtAAATATGACATTGTATCAAACATTTGTAATAAGTGTTACTCAACAGGTATTTGTCTACGTATTCAGCCAAAGGTTGCGTCTAACAACGCATTTTCGATTTGAGCTCTACCAAAGGCTAatcaacattttaattttaacaaaattggTAGGGAATGCACGAATATTAACTAGTCAAAAATGTCAATAAACAACCATTTACGAAAAAATAATTATCCGTCAATTTTACTGCCGGAACTATTTATTCAGAAAAGACACAAACTCTAGGGTCCTGCAGTAGAATTCCATAAATGGGACAATAAGGTTTGGAGACTCATGTGAGCTCTCAAGGTTTGAGAGCAAGAGAGAGACCAAACCTTGGATGCTTGTCTAACGCCTTAGTATCGATCTCGCTTGAAACAGTCACTAGTGATTTAGGCAACACCTCGTGCTGAAGCAGAGCACCGAGTGTGCCGTGGTTGTTGAGCTTAGCTTTCACTGAAGTCGAGTGATCAGCGAATAGTCCTGGACCTTTGCTCATGGTTGCGAGATCGGCGGAGGAGAAGCGGTGAAGATTGAGAAGAACGAATACGacttgttttatttaaattaaacaaataaatagcGAATGAATATCCTTTATGTAGTAAGAGCACCCGCAACGCGGGTTCGTGATGAATCCTAAGCGCGATAACTTAGGTAAaagcaattaaaaaaataattttaaaatgtcgTAACCGAAGGATTGATCCTAAATTAAGGGGTTTAAGGATCAAATCCTTAATGACGTGGCAAGACGGGAGTGGTCATGGCAGGGGTTGTGTTTCGTATGTGGAAAAAAACATTCATTCTCTTTCTCCGTCTCGGAAAAAAAACTCTCCCGAAGGCGAAAGGCGATTCAGAGATCGTGAAACGGTGAAGGTAAATCGCGTGCTCTTAACTCAATATTTGTGGATTAGGTGTTGATGCATGTTGATTAAGTCAGTTCTAGGGTTCTATCGTGTggtaaaaatctattttaggtTTCAAATCGAATTGGGAATTTTTTTCGATTTACGGTTTTCGTCTAGGTTTGCTATTTTCTGCATCTCGAATCGGTTCTTTGTTGTTTGAGAGTTCTATCG comes from Brassica rapa cultivar Chiifu-401-42 chromosome A02, CAAS_Brap_v3.01, whole genome shotgun sequence and encodes:
- the LOC103855321 gene encoding uncharacterized protein LOC103855321; the protein is MTKPRILGVLFQLLLTAVISPVLSVHSLPDGGDHDRFKRRDPLNSFRYYNGSFNVQDKHYWAATFFTGIHGYAFAGAFLIAGVCLGLYAAFFNKRRRVSSTQRRYLDRYYLPLFLLLLLFMSLSVAATGIVIAANQSSKSRTEEMKETIDKTGEDVDRNIRTVITSLTRIQYLLLPYDQTTTHLLNVTSHRLKKGSQLIQSFVHHNGPTIDLAIQISYVTHLVIASTNLFVLLLALVPILLHWHPGFIMVIFLCWILTTLSWALTGFDFFLHTFAEDVCSAFSGFVQNPQNSTLTNIFPCMDPLHSDKTLMEVSLMIRNFITELNSKVASSMRSYALTDRSRTVSSSAPPESGLICDPFLGQQINSYTPQSCSNGAIPIGQFPNVLSRFTCHDKDPPETCRITGKFIPEAAYLKVYAYSNSAQGMLDILPSLQNLMQCLHVKDTLSSIVSNQCKPFRASMYRLWACMLALSLIMKVTVLLFLARAYQERGKSFAWFSIHPTSEEEVRQVNI